A stretch of the Vidua chalybeata isolate OUT-0048 chromosome Z, bVidCha1 merged haplotype, whole genome shotgun sequence genome encodes the following:
- the CEP78 gene encoding centrosomal protein of 78 kDa isoform X1, translated as MIESVKSRRRCMLDFYSHYEHLCELQGSLPLKAVKANVTRDAIDLIVDRIKATDWTPLLNALRHNKTLTSIGIRSLHQHGLEESGVERYKTYFRRRIPATLSKDLTGQLCKAVKGCLSVSDVLKHLELQGLLLRERDLALLTKGLATASSLESVSLAHCPIGDGGLETICQSIKNTATIRFVNFTACSLTWRGAEHIANLLKHQAIRRHDQAWAESLRYRRPDLEYMTGLRRITLNCNMLVGDRGASAFAECLGEDLWLKALDLQQCGISNEGARSLLDALQTNTTLVVLDVRKNPLIGHILMKKIIERVLKNGSTADSEFKWLMSPSSKDALKTKPKKRTIVLGSGRKGKATIRIVIWKQRGLSSKKSVSPGKKNSTVRESYSPKPLPPGTKGFLPWRTAERAKRYRGRAADCAGELPLKIQTGVPVKVILERASTSETEDTEDLEDVIQQTDLSKSLDKTDVAQYQQLQLELEECMEKLKEEQKARVKAEERLLELEIENARLRSLNISLSEVLHAQSVTSMILEDEGVLGSIENSFQKFHAFLDLLKGAGLGQLAVLAGIDQSDFGILGHPQINATLSKPVNMVKEKSFEEERQEHTENNKSRAGDIQLPLPGTFQSQMVVNNAFSSLREISELQAAGQQHQPGLWKENEAQIIHQNKENKTRSSTPVLSEWRVKQNEQAKGHHSARQLATSLHSFADSSVQSKSDDSRISNGIPGEKSKNNSSSKKHILVANETATPSNGVRGDKSRLQVVHVSSGTDTVGSVSEIQESIPSVTSI; from the exons ATGATTGAATCAGTCAAATCAAGAAGACGGTGCATGCTGGATTTCTATTCACATTATGAACATCTTTGTGAACTTCAAGGCTCTCTCCCACTGAAAGCTGTGAAGGCTAACGTGACTCGTGATGCTATTGATCTAATTGTAGATCGCATCAAAGCTACTGATTGGACACCACTTCTGAATGCTCTCAGGCATAACAAGACTCTGACTTCTATTGGAATAAGAAGTTTACACCAACATGGTCTTGAAGAATCAG GTGTTGAAAGATACAAAACTTACTTTAGAAGGAGAATTCCAGCAACTCTATCAAAAGACTTGACTGGCCAACTATGCAAAGCTGTGAAAGGCTGCCTCAGTGTATCAGATGTACTAAAACATTTAGAACTGCAGGGTTTGCTTCTGAGGGAAAGAGACCTAGCACTTTTAACAAAG GGCTTGGCTACGGCTTCATCTCTGGAGAGTGTCTCTTTAGCCCACTGTCCAATTGGAGATGGAGGGTTGGAAA caaTTTGTCAGAGTATAAAGAATACAGCTACTATCAGATTTGTAAACTTCACAGCATGTAGCCTCACGTGGCGAGGGGCAGAACATATAGCAAATTTATTAAAG CACCAGGCAATAAGAAGACATGATCAAGCTTGGGCTGAAAGCCTACGTTACAGGAGACCTGACCTTGAATATATGACAGGTTTGAGGCGGATTACTTTGAACTGCAACATGCTTGTTGGAGATAGAGGAGCAAGTGCCTTTGCAGAATGTCTAGGAGAGGACCTTTGGCTAAAAG CGCTTGATTTGCAGCAATGTGGAATATCCAATGAAGGAGCAAGGTCATTATTAGATGCTCTTCAAACTAATACAACATTAGTGGTACTTGACGTaagaaaaaatccattaattg GTCATATTCTAATGAAAAAGATTATTGAAAGAGTTCTCAAGAATGGAAGCACTGCTGACTCAGAG TTTAAGTGGCTGATGTCTCCGTCTTCCAAAGATGCTTTGAAAACTAAGCCAAAGAAAAGAACTATTGTCCTAGGAAGTGGTCGGAAAGGAAAAGCTACTATTCGTATTG TTATCTGGAAGCAGAGAG GATTATCATCTAAAAAATCTGTAagtcctgggaaaaaaaattccactgtgAGAGAGAGTTACTCACCAAAACCACTACCACCAGGCACAAAGGGCTTCCTTCCTTGGCGGACCGCAGAACGTGCAAAGAGATACAG AGGCAGGGCAGCGGATTGTGCTGGAGAATTGCCGTTGAAGATTCAG ACAGGTGTTCCCGTGAAAGTGATACTAGAACGTGCTTCAACATCCGAAACTGAAGACACAGAAGATTTAGAGGATGTTATCCAGCAGACAGATTTGTCAAAATCATTAGATAAGACTGATGTAGCACAATATCAACAGTTACAG TTGGAACTGGAAGAATGCATGGAAAAACtaaaggaagaacagaaagcTAGAGTAAAGGCTGAGGAACGATTACTAGAG CTGGAAATTGAAAATGCAAGATTAAGGAGTCTAAATATCTCCCTCTCCGAGGTTCTTCATGCCCAGTCAGTAACCAGCATGATTTTGGAAGATGAAGGTGTTCTAGGCAGCATTGAGAACTCTTTTCAAAAGTTTCATGCTTTTTTAGACCTCCTTAAAGGTGCTGG GCTTGGACAACTTGCTGTATTAGCTGGGATAGACCAATCAGATTTTGGTATTTTGGGGCATCCACAAATTAATGCTACTCTCAGTAAGCCTGTGAACATGGTAAAGGAGAAGtcttttgaagaagaaagaCAGGAACATACTGAGAACAACAAA agcagagctggggacatcCAACTTCCTCTTCCTGGCACATTTCAATCCCAGATGGTTGTGAATAATGCCTTTTCATCACTTAGAGAAATAAGCGAACTTCAGGCTGCTGGACAGCAGCATCAGCCAGGTTtgtggaaggaaaatgaagctCAAATAATTCaccaaaataaagagaataagACTCGAAGTAGTACTCCAGTATTATCTGAGTGGAGAGTCAAACAAAATGAACAAGCAAAAGGACATCACTCAGCAAGGCAGTTGGCTACCAGTCTGCATTCATTTGCTGATTCCAGTGTACAAAGCAAAAGTGATGATAGCAGAATATCCAATGGTATTCCTggtgaaaaaagcaaaaataattcctCCTCTAAGAAACACATCCTTGTAGCAAATGAAACTGCAACTCCAAGTAACGGAGTGAGAGGAGACAAAAGTAGACTGCAGGTAGTACATGTTAGCTCTGGA
- the CEP78 gene encoding centrosomal protein of 78 kDa isoform X2, whose protein sequence is MIESVKSRRRCMLDFYSHYEHLCELQGSLPLKAVKANVTRDAIDLIVDRIKATDWTPLLNALRHNKTLTSIGIRSLHQHGLEESGVERYKTYFRRRIPATLSKDLTGQLCKAVKGCLSVSDVLKHLELQGLLLRERDLALLTKGLATASSLESVSLAHCPIGDGGLETICQSIKNTATIRFVNFTACSLTWRGAEHIANLLKHQAIRRHDQAWAESLRYRRPDLEYMTGLRRITLNCNMLVGDRGASAFAECLGEDLWLKALDLQQCGISNEGARSLLDALQTNTTLVVLDVRKNPLIGHILMKKIIERVLKNGSTADSEFKWLMSPSSKDALKTKPKKRTIVLGSGRKGKATIRIGLSSKKSVSPGKKNSTVRESYSPKPLPPGTKGFLPWRTAERAKRYRGRAADCAGELPLKIQTGVPVKVILERASTSETEDTEDLEDVIQQTDLSKSLDKTDVAQYQQLQLELEECMEKLKEEQKARVKAEERLLELEIENARLRSLNISLSEVLHAQSVTSMILEDEGVLGSIENSFQKFHAFLDLLKGAGLGQLAVLAGIDQSDFGILGHPQINATLSKPVNMVKEKSFEEERQEHTENNKSRAGDIQLPLPGTFQSQMVVNNAFSSLREISELQAAGQQHQPGLWKENEAQIIHQNKENKTRSSTPVLSEWRVKQNEQAKGHHSARQLATSLHSFADSSVQSKSDDSRISNGIPGEKSKNNSSSKKHILVANETATPSNGVRGDKSRLQVVHVSSGTDTVGSVSEIQESIPSVTSI, encoded by the exons ATGATTGAATCAGTCAAATCAAGAAGACGGTGCATGCTGGATTTCTATTCACATTATGAACATCTTTGTGAACTTCAAGGCTCTCTCCCACTGAAAGCTGTGAAGGCTAACGTGACTCGTGATGCTATTGATCTAATTGTAGATCGCATCAAAGCTACTGATTGGACACCACTTCTGAATGCTCTCAGGCATAACAAGACTCTGACTTCTATTGGAATAAGAAGTTTACACCAACATGGTCTTGAAGAATCAG GTGTTGAAAGATACAAAACTTACTTTAGAAGGAGAATTCCAGCAACTCTATCAAAAGACTTGACTGGCCAACTATGCAAAGCTGTGAAAGGCTGCCTCAGTGTATCAGATGTACTAAAACATTTAGAACTGCAGGGTTTGCTTCTGAGGGAAAGAGACCTAGCACTTTTAACAAAG GGCTTGGCTACGGCTTCATCTCTGGAGAGTGTCTCTTTAGCCCACTGTCCAATTGGAGATGGAGGGTTGGAAA caaTTTGTCAGAGTATAAAGAATACAGCTACTATCAGATTTGTAAACTTCACAGCATGTAGCCTCACGTGGCGAGGGGCAGAACATATAGCAAATTTATTAAAG CACCAGGCAATAAGAAGACATGATCAAGCTTGGGCTGAAAGCCTACGTTACAGGAGACCTGACCTTGAATATATGACAGGTTTGAGGCGGATTACTTTGAACTGCAACATGCTTGTTGGAGATAGAGGAGCAAGTGCCTTTGCAGAATGTCTAGGAGAGGACCTTTGGCTAAAAG CGCTTGATTTGCAGCAATGTGGAATATCCAATGAAGGAGCAAGGTCATTATTAGATGCTCTTCAAACTAATACAACATTAGTGGTACTTGACGTaagaaaaaatccattaattg GTCATATTCTAATGAAAAAGATTATTGAAAGAGTTCTCAAGAATGGAAGCACTGCTGACTCAGAG TTTAAGTGGCTGATGTCTCCGTCTTCCAAAGATGCTTTGAAAACTAAGCCAAAGAAAAGAACTATTGTCCTAGGAAGTGGTCGGAAAGGAAAAGCTACTATTCGTATTG GATTATCATCTAAAAAATCTGTAagtcctgggaaaaaaaattccactgtgAGAGAGAGTTACTCACCAAAACCACTACCACCAGGCACAAAGGGCTTCCTTCCTTGGCGGACCGCAGAACGTGCAAAGAGATACAG AGGCAGGGCAGCGGATTGTGCTGGAGAATTGCCGTTGAAGATTCAG ACAGGTGTTCCCGTGAAAGTGATACTAGAACGTGCTTCAACATCCGAAACTGAAGACACAGAAGATTTAGAGGATGTTATCCAGCAGACAGATTTGTCAAAATCATTAGATAAGACTGATGTAGCACAATATCAACAGTTACAG TTGGAACTGGAAGAATGCATGGAAAAACtaaaggaagaacagaaagcTAGAGTAAAGGCTGAGGAACGATTACTAGAG CTGGAAATTGAAAATGCAAGATTAAGGAGTCTAAATATCTCCCTCTCCGAGGTTCTTCATGCCCAGTCAGTAACCAGCATGATTTTGGAAGATGAAGGTGTTCTAGGCAGCATTGAGAACTCTTTTCAAAAGTTTCATGCTTTTTTAGACCTCCTTAAAGGTGCTGG GCTTGGACAACTTGCTGTATTAGCTGGGATAGACCAATCAGATTTTGGTATTTTGGGGCATCCACAAATTAATGCTACTCTCAGTAAGCCTGTGAACATGGTAAAGGAGAAGtcttttgaagaagaaagaCAGGAACATACTGAGAACAACAAA agcagagctggggacatcCAACTTCCTCTTCCTGGCACATTTCAATCCCAGATGGTTGTGAATAATGCCTTTTCATCACTTAGAGAAATAAGCGAACTTCAGGCTGCTGGACAGCAGCATCAGCCAGGTTtgtggaaggaaaatgaagctCAAATAATTCaccaaaataaagagaataagACTCGAAGTAGTACTCCAGTATTATCTGAGTGGAGAGTCAAACAAAATGAACAAGCAAAAGGACATCACTCAGCAAGGCAGTTGGCTACCAGTCTGCATTCATTTGCTGATTCCAGTGTACAAAGCAAAAGTGATGATAGCAGAATATCCAATGGTATTCCTggtgaaaaaagcaaaaataattcctCCTCTAAGAAACACATCCTTGTAGCAAATGAAACTGCAACTCCAAGTAACGGAGTGAGAGGAGACAAAAGTAGACTGCAGGTAGTACATGTTAGCTCTGGA